A single window of Methylocella tundrae DNA harbors:
- the rpmA gene encoding 50S ribosomal protein L27, translated as MAHKKAGGSSRNGRDSKGRRLGVKKFGGESVVSGNIIVRQRGTTWHPGANVGLGTDHTLFALIEGKIKFSTKGNGRAYVSVIAEPQTQATE; from the coding sequence ATGGCGCATAAAAAAGCAGGCGGCTCGTCCCGCAACGGCCGCGATTCCAAGGGCCGGCGTCTCGGCGTGAAGAAATTCGGCGGCGAATCCGTGGTGAGCGGAAACATTATCGTTCGCCAGCGGGGCACCACCTGGCACCCCGGCGCCAATGTCGGCCTCGGCACGGACCATACCTTGTTCGCTCTGATCGAAGGCAAGATCAAATTTTCGACCAAAGGAAATGGCCGCGCCTATGTATCGGTCATTGCTGAGCCACAAACGCAAGCTACAGAATAA
- a CDS encoding GNAT family N-acetyltransferase: protein MFPDLTCDDIFRLETKRLWLRWPRVSDAPAVTSFASLAETARMTAEIPHPYPAGEAERFIFQARADNANGNALILVISQKGDCRPVIGVVSATLSEAGDIELGFILSPTAWGKGFATEAVRAHVEALFALTKAERILANVRVINQASRRVLEKCGFAYVDAGLDLLPARGGLYPCDRFLLTRKGWTTSRLNPHLPAMAHQTPDAMAAVLHLASTIEA, encoded by the coding sequence ATGTTCCCTGATCTGACCTGCGACGATATCTTTCGTCTCGAAACCAAACGACTGTGGCTGCGCTGGCCCCGCGTCAGCGACGCCCCGGCGGTCACGAGTTTCGCAAGCCTCGCCGAAACAGCACGGATGACGGCCGAGATCCCGCATCCCTATCCCGCCGGCGAAGCCGAGCGCTTCATTTTCCAGGCTCGCGCCGACAACGCCAACGGCAATGCGCTGATCCTCGTGATCAGCCAGAAGGGTGACTGCCGGCCGGTCATCGGCGTCGTCAGCGCGACTCTGTCGGAAGCCGGAGACATCGAACTCGGGTTCATCCTGTCGCCGACCGCATGGGGCAAAGGCTTCGCCACCGAAGCGGTTAGGGCGCACGTCGAGGCGCTTTTCGCCTTGACCAAAGCCGAACGCATTCTCGCCAATGTGAGGGTCATCAACCAGGCGTCGCGCCGCGTCCTGGAAAAGTGCGGGTTCGCTTACGTGGACGCCGGGCTTGACCTGCTGCCTGCGCGCGGCGGGCTTTATCCCTGCGACCGGTTCCTGCTCACGAGAAAGGGCTGGACCACCAGCCGCCTCAACCCCCATCTTCCCGCGATGGCGCACCAGACGCCAGACGCCATGGCGGCAGTCTTGCACCTTGCCTCGACGATCGAGGCTTAG
- the obgE gene encoding GTPase ObgE, whose protein sequence is MKFLDQARVYIRSGNGGAGCLSFRREKFIEFGGPDGGDGGRGGDVIVECVGGLNTLIDYRYQQHFKAKTGTHGMGQNRSGGKGADAILKVPAGTQIFDEEGEQLIADLTEIGQRVTLARGGNGGFGNAHFKTATNQAPRRVNPGQEGEERTIWLRLKLIADAGLVGLPNAGKSTFLSIVSAARPKIADYPFTTLHPQLGVVACDGREFVLADIPGLIEGAHDGVGLGDRFLGHVERCRVLLHLVDANTEHAGKAYKTVRRELEAYGEGLADKPEIVALSKIDSVDAETLKQQALRLKRAAKRTPLKISAATNVNVREALRAVLAEIDAADARQEAAVAPAAEWAP, encoded by the coding sequence ATGAAATTTCTCGACCAGGCCAGAGTTTACATACGTTCGGGCAACGGCGGCGCAGGCTGCCTGTCGTTCCGGCGCGAGAAATTCATCGAATTCGGCGGCCCCGACGGCGGTGACGGCGGACGCGGCGGCGACGTCATCGTCGAATGCGTCGGCGGCCTCAACACACTGATCGACTACCGCTACCAGCAGCATTTCAAGGCGAAGACCGGGACCCATGGCATGGGCCAGAACCGCTCCGGCGGCAAAGGCGCCGACGCTATTCTCAAAGTGCCAGCCGGCACGCAGATCTTTGACGAGGAAGGTGAACAGCTCATCGCCGATCTGACCGAGATTGGCCAGCGCGTCACGCTCGCTCGCGGCGGCAATGGCGGCTTCGGCAACGCGCATTTCAAGACGGCGACGAATCAGGCGCCGCGGCGCGTCAATCCCGGCCAGGAGGGCGAAGAACGCACCATCTGGCTGCGCCTCAAGCTGATCGCCGACGCCGGGCTCGTCGGACTGCCGAACGCCGGCAAATCGACCTTTCTTTCAATAGTCAGCGCGGCGCGGCCGAAGATCGCCGACTATCCCTTCACGACGCTCCATCCGCAACTCGGCGTCGTCGCTTGCGACGGACGCGAGTTCGTCCTCGCGGATATCCCCGGCCTCATCGAGGGCGCGCATGACGGCGTTGGCCTCGGCGATCGCTTCCTTGGCCATGTCGAGCGCTGCCGCGTGCTTTTGCATCTCGTCGACGCCAATACGGAGCACGCCGGCAAAGCCTACAAGACCGTCCGCCGCGAACTCGAAGCTTATGGCGAGGGCCTTGCCGACAAGCCCGAAATCGTCGCTTTATCGAAGATCGACAGCGTCGACGCCGAGACCCTGAAGCAGCAGGCCCTGCGCCTGAAGCGCGCCGCCAAGCGCACGCCGCTGAAAATTTCGGCCGCGACCAACGTCAACGTGCGCGAGGCCTTGCGTGCTGTTCTGGCCGAGATCGACGCGGCCGACGCTCGACAGGAGGCGGCGGTGGCGCCCGCCGCCGAGTGGGCGCCATGA
- the proB gene encoding glutamate 5-kinase — translation MSQSSAARRFASALPRLDQFRRIVIKVGSSLLVDRAQGRVKREWLVSLARDIAALHAKGADVLVVSSGSIALGRTVLGLPDGNLKLEDSQAAAAVGQIALARIWAETLADLSITAGQILVTFGDTEQRRRYLNARATIGRLLDLRAVPVINENDTVATSEIRYGDNDRLAARVATMASADLLILLSDVQGLYTAPPNENPDAALIPVVPRVTAEIEAMAGGAASHLSRGGMRTKIEAAKIATTGGAHMLIADGRIKHPVARISEGAPCTWFLTGSSPVTARKKWIAGSLEPRGALHLDAGAERAILSGASLLPAGVTRVEGNFARGDCVLMRNVQGGEIGRGLVAYDAGEAVLIAGRNSQDIEELLGEPGRAALIHRDDMVVAGDRLG, via the coding sequence ATGAGTCAAAGCTCCGCCGCGAGACGCTTCGCCAGCGCCCTGCCCCGGCTCGATCAGTTCCGCAGGATCGTGATCAAGGTGGGTTCGTCCCTTCTCGTCGATCGGGCTCAGGGCCGCGTCAAACGGGAATGGCTCGTCTCCCTGGCGCGGGATATAGCTGCGCTGCATGCCAAAGGCGCTGATGTCCTCGTCGTCTCATCGGGGTCGATCGCGCTGGGCCGGACCGTGCTCGGCCTGCCGGACGGAAATCTCAAGCTCGAGGATAGTCAGGCCGCCGCCGCCGTCGGACAGATCGCGCTGGCAAGGATCTGGGCCGAAACGCTCGCCGATCTCTCCATCACGGCGGGGCAAATTCTCGTCACCTTCGGCGATACCGAACAGCGCCGCCGCTATCTCAATGCGCGGGCGACGATCGGGCGCCTGCTTGATCTTCGCGCCGTGCCTGTCATCAATGAAAACGACACGGTGGCGACATCCGAAATCCGCTATGGCGACAATGACCGCCTCGCCGCGCGCGTCGCCACCATGGCGAGCGCCGATCTTTTGATTCTGCTGTCTGACGTTCAGGGGCTTTACACCGCGCCGCCCAATGAGAACCCCGACGCCGCGCTGATTCCGGTTGTGCCGCGCGTGACTGCGGAGATCGAAGCGATGGCCGGCGGCGCAGCCTCTCATTTGTCGCGCGGCGGCATGCGCACCAAGATCGAGGCGGCCAAGATCGCAACGACGGGAGGCGCACATATGCTGATCGCCGACGGGAGGATTAAACATCCCGTGGCCCGCATCAGCGAGGGGGCTCCGTGCACCTGGTTCCTGACAGGCTCCAGCCCCGTCACCGCGCGCAAAAAATGGATCGCCGGCTCGCTCGAGCCACGCGGAGCGCTGCATCTTGACGCCGGCGCCGAGCGCGCCATCCTGTCGGGCGCGAGCCTGCTGCCTGCCGGCGTGACGCGCGTCGAGGGCAATTTCGCGCGCGGCGACTGTGTGCTGATGCGCAATGTGCAGGGCGGCGAGATCGGGCGCGGCCTCGTCGCCTATGACGCCGGCGAAGCGGTGCTGATCGCCGGCCGCAACTCGCAGGATATTGAAGAGCTGCTCGGCGAGCCGGGCCGCGCGGCGCTGATCCACCGCGACGACATGGTGGTGGCGGGCGACCGGCTGGGCTGA